In Aquincola tertiaricarbonis, the genomic stretch CACCCGGGCTACGGCTTCCTGTCCGAGAACGCCGACTTCGCCGAACGGGTGGAAAAGAGCGGCTTCGTCTTCATCGGCCCGACGCCCGAGTCGATCCGCATCATGGGCGACAAGGTGTCGGCCAAGCAGGCGATGATCAAGAGCGGCGTGCCCTGCGTGCCCGGCTCCGAAGGCGCCCTGCCCGACGACCCGAAGGAGATCATCAAGATCGCCCGCGCGGTGGGCTACCCGGTGATCATCAAGGCTGCAGGCGGTGGCGGTGGCCGCGGCATGCGCGTGGTGCACACCGAAGCGGCGCTGCTGCACGCGGTGCAGACCACCAAGGCCGAAGCCGGCGCGGCCTTCGGCAACCCGGCGGTGTACATGGAGAAGTTCCTCCAGAACCCGCGCCACATCGAGATCCAGGTGCTGGCCGACTCGCACCGCAACGCGGTGTGGCTGGGTGAGCGCGACTGCTCGATGCAGCGCCGCCACCAGAAGATCATCGAAGAAGCGCCGGCACCGGGCATCCCGCGCCGCGTGATCGAGCGCATCGGCGACCGCTGCGCCGCCGCCTGCAAGAAGATCGGCTACCGCGGTGCCGGCACCTTCGAGTTCCTGTACGAGAACGGCGAGTTCTACTTCATCGAGATGAACACCCGCGTGCAGGTGGAGCATCCGGTGACCGAGATGGTCAGCGGCATCGACATCGTGCAGATGCAGATCCGCGTGGCCGCCGGCGAGAAGCTGCCCTTCGCGCAGCGCCAGATCCAGCAGCGCGGCCACGCCATCGAAGTGCGGGTGAACGCCGAGAACCCGTACACCTTCGTGCCGTCGCCGGGCCGCATCACCATGTGGCACCCGCCGGGCGGCCCGGGCGTGCGGGTGGATTCGCACATCTACTCGAACTACTTCGTGCCCCCGAACTACGACTCGATGATCGGCAAGATCATCGTGCACGGCGACACCCGCGAGCAGGCCCTGGCCCGCATGCGCACCGCGCTGGACGAGACGGTGGTCGAAGGCATCCAGACCAACATCCCGCTGCACCGCGAGCTGATGGTCGATGCCAAGTTCATCGAAGGCGGCACCAGCATCCATTACCTGGAAGGCTGGCTGGCCCAGCACAAACGGTAAGCGCGTCAATGTTTGAACTGATCCTGCGCGCCCCCGAATCGCTGGTCGAGACGGTGTCCGATGCGCTGATGCTGGAGCTGGACGCCTTGTCGGTGTCGGTGGAAGACGCCGATGCCGACAGCGAGGCCGAGCAAGCGCTGTTCGGCGAACCCGGCATGCCCGCGCCCAAGGCCGGCTGGCAGCGCTCCACGCTGCGCGCGCTGTTTCCCGAGGAAGCCGCCGCCACCGAAGCCGCCACGCTGCTGCTGGCCCAGGACTGGGCCGCTGACGTGGCGATGCAAGGCCTGCAGCCGGTGCCCGAGCAGGACTGGGTGCGGCTGACGCAATCGCAGTTCGCGCCGGTCGAGATCACGCCCAGCTTCTGGATCGTGCCCACCTGGCATGAGCCGCCGGCCGCCGCGCAGCAGATCATCCGGCTCGACCCGGGCCTGGCCTTTGGCACCGGCACCCACCCCACCACCCGCATGTGCCTGCGCTGGATCGCCACGCAGCCGGACGAGCGCCGCGCCGGCTGGCAGCGGGTGCTGGACTACGGCTGCGGCTCGGGCATCCTGGCCATCGGCGCGGCGCTGCATAACGGCCAGGCCATCGACGCGGTCGACATCGATCCGGCGGCCGTGACCTCCACCCAGGCCAATGCCCAGGCCAACGGCGTGCAGCTGAACGCCGGCCTGCCCGAACTGGCCAGTGGCCACTACCCGCTGGTGCTGGCCAACATCCTGGCCACGCCGCTCAAGCTGCTGGCGCCGCTGCTGTGCGGCCATGTGGCCGCGGGCGGCGACCTGGTGCTGGCCGGCATCCTGGAGCGCCAGGCCGACGAACTGACGGCCGCCTACGCGCCCTGGTGCGAACTGGCGGTGCACGACCGTGAAGACGGCTGGGTGCTGATGACGGCCCGTTTCGCACCATGAGCCTGGCCACCCGCTGCGCGCAGTGCGGCACCGTCTTCCGCGTGGTCGAAGACCAGCTGAAGGTGTCTGAAGGCTGGGTGCGCTGCGGCCGCTGCGAAGCGGTGTTCAACGCGCTGGAATCGCTGTTCGACCTGGAACAGGAAGCGCCGCCGCCCTGGCCTGCCGGTGCCGAGGCCGATGGCCTGCCCGGCCGCGACGGCATGGAGCTACCACCACCCGTGCCTCCGCCCAGCGCGCCGCTGCCGGAGCCGGTGGCCGCGCGCAGCAGCCGCCCGCTGGGGCCGCTGGAGCCGCCGCCCTTCGAGCCCTCGGACCTGCCCGAGGAAGACCAGCCCGCCTCGGCCCGGCTGGACCACCGCCCGCTGCTGCACGAGCCGGACGACGCGCCCTATGCGTCGGGCTTCGATGCGCCCTACCGCAGCGCCCGCGAGGCAGCCCCGGCGGCTTCGGCCCGCGACCTCGACCCACCCCGCTTCGAACCCACGCAGGCACCGCTGGACGAGCTCGACGACCTGGACCGCAACGAGCCCCCGGTGTACGGCCGTTCGGCGCCGTTGCCCATGCGCGAGTCACCGCCCGACCTGCCTGCGCCGGGCCGGGCCCCCACCGTGCCTGCGGCGGCGGCCGGCCTGGGCAGCGCCGCCACCGCGGCCCCCACGCCCGAATTCATGCGCCGTGCACCGGCAGCCGCCGGCAGAACGCCGCGGCCGCCCAAGCCCGCCACGGCGTGGCAGCGGCCAGGCGTGCGCAGCGCCCTGGCGGTGGCGGCGGTGCTGCTGGCGCTGCTGCTGCTGGCCCAGTTGGGGCTGCGCTGGCGCGACGTGCTGGCCGCCCGCTGGCCCGAATCGGCCCCCGTGCTGCGCGGCCTGTGCGCCATCGCCGGCTGCCAGGTGGAGCCGATGCGCCGGGTGGACAGCCTGGCCGTGGAGAGCAGTGGCCTGGTGATGCTGGAAGGCAGCACCAACCAGTACGAGTTCACCGCCACACTGCGCAACAACGACCGGGTGCCGGTGATGCTGCCTTCGCTGGAACTCACGCTGACCGATGCGCAAGGCCAGGTGGTGGCGCGCAAGGTACTGAACGCCAGCAGCCTGGGGGCCCATGGCAGCACCATCGCCCCTGGGGCCACGTTGCCGCTGCAAGGCGTGCTGGCGGGTGGCGATCGCAAGATCACCGGCTACAGCGCCGAGATCTTCTACCCCTGATCCTTTCCGTTCTTCTTCTCCAGGAGCCACCATGGCCGCCCTCATCTGCGGATCGCTCGCGTTCGACACGATCACCAATTTCCCGGGCCGCTTCGCGCAGCAGATCCTGCCCGAGCAGGTGCACATCCTGAACGTGTCCTTCCTGGTGCCCACGCTGCGCCGCGAGTTCGGCGGCTGCGCCGGCAACATCGGCTACACGCTGCAGGCCCTGGGTGGCCAGGCGGTGGTGATGGCCGCGGTGGGCAGCGACGGCGCCGACTACGTGACGCGGCTGCAGGGCCTGGGCATCGACACCTCGTGCATCCACACGGTGGCCGACAGCTACACGGCGCAGGGCATGTGCATCACCGATGCCGACAACAACCAGATCTGGGCCTTCCACCCCGGCGCGATGAGCCTGGCGCACCTGACCGAGGTGCCGG encodes the following:
- the accC gene encoding acetyl-CoA carboxylase biotin carboxylase subunit gives rise to the protein MFKKLLIANRGEIALRIQRACREMGVKSVVVYSEADRDAKYVKLADEAVCIGPAPSAQSYLNMPAIISTAEVTDAEAIHPGYGFLSENADFAERVEKSGFVFIGPTPESIRIMGDKVSAKQAMIKSGVPCVPGSEGALPDDPKEIIKIARAVGYPVIIKAAGGGGGRGMRVVHTEAALLHAVQTTKAEAGAAFGNPAVYMEKFLQNPRHIEIQVLADSHRNAVWLGERDCSMQRRHQKIIEEAPAPGIPRRVIERIGDRCAAACKKIGYRGAGTFEFLYENGEFYFIEMNTRVQVEHPVTEMVSGIDIVQMQIRVAAGEKLPFAQRQIQQRGHAIEVRVNAENPYTFVPSPGRITMWHPPGGPGVRVDSHIYSNYFVPPNYDSMIGKIIVHGDTREQALARMRTALDETVVEGIQTNIPLHRELMVDAKFIEGGTSIHYLEGWLAQHKR
- the prmA gene encoding 50S ribosomal protein L11 methyltransferase, whose translation is MFELILRAPESLVETVSDALMLELDALSVSVEDADADSEAEQALFGEPGMPAPKAGWQRSTLRALFPEEAAATEAATLLLAQDWAADVAMQGLQPVPEQDWVRLTQSQFAPVEITPSFWIVPTWHEPPAAAQQIIRLDPGLAFGTGTHPTTRMCLRWIATQPDERRAGWQRVLDYGCGSGILAIGAALHNGQAIDAVDIDPAAVTSTQANAQANGVQLNAGLPELASGHYPLVLANILATPLKLLAPLLCGHVAAGGDLVLAGILERQADELTAAYAPWCELAVHDREDGWVLMTARFAP
- a CDS encoding DUF3426 domain-containing protein encodes the protein MSLATRCAQCGTVFRVVEDQLKVSEGWVRCGRCEAVFNALESLFDLEQEAPPPWPAGAEADGLPGRDGMELPPPVPPPSAPLPEPVAARSSRPLGPLEPPPFEPSDLPEEDQPASARLDHRPLLHEPDDAPYASGFDAPYRSAREAAPAASARDLDPPRFEPTQAPLDELDDLDRNEPPVYGRSAPLPMRESPPDLPAPGRAPTVPAAAAGLGSAATAAPTPEFMRRAPAAAGRTPRPPKPATAWQRPGVRSALAVAAVLLALLLLAQLGLRWRDVLAARWPESAPVLRGLCAIAGCQVEPMRRVDSLAVESSGLVMLEGSTNQYEFTATLRNNDRVPVMLPSLELTLTDAQGQVVARKVLNASSLGAHGSTIAPGATLPLQGVLAGGDRKITGYSAEIFYP